A segment of the Pseudomonas serboccidentalis genome:
GGCAACGTTGCACCGGATGCCGAGACCCTGGGCAAAACCTTCAATCTGGAAGTGATCGCGGTGTTGGCCGCCAACGCCGAAGTGCGCCTGAACGCCAAGAACCAGGGCGTCAGCCTGTTCGAACTGGCCCCGCGGGAAAAACTCACGCAGAGCCTGCGCGCCCTCGGCGAGCTTCTGGCCAAGCGCTCCGAAGGCCTGGCCAAACCCAAGGTCACCTGGTTCGACCGCTTGCGAGGCACCTCATGAGCGCAGAAAAACTGTTCGGCGCGGTGCCGCACGGCGCGGTCGGCAATACCGATCACGAAGGGCTGAAGCTGGTCCTGCACCGCTACATCATCGACGCCATCGAAGAGTCGGGAAAAAACCTGCTGGAAGGCTCGCGCCAGTTGCTGGCGCAGTTTGTCACCGACAAGGCCGCCGAATACATCGCCCGCTTGCACCTGGCGATTTCCCGTTATGAGATGGAGCGCCTGGCTGAGGAAATCGTTGATGAACTCACCGGCTTCGGTCCGCTGGAAGTGCTGCTGCGCGATCAGTCGGTGACCGAGATTCTGGTCAACGGCCCGCACCGGGTGTTCATCGAACGCGATGGCGTGCTGCATCAAAGTGACCTGCGTTTTATCGATGCGCATCACGTCGAGCGGGTCATGCAACGGATTCTCGCGCCGCTCGGGCGACGCCTCGACGAGTCTTCGCCGATGGTCGATGCGCGCCTGCCGGACGGCAGTCGGGTCAACGCGATCATTCCGCCGATCGCCCTCGACGGCCCTTGCCTGTCGATCCGCAAGTTTCGCAAGGACATGCTCAAGAGCAGCGACCTGATGGCGATGCAGACCATCGATCTGGCGATTTTCGAGTTTCTCCAGGAGGCGGTGGGCAAGCGCTGCAACGTGCTCATCAGCGGCGGTACCGGCACCGGCAAAACCACGTTGCTGAACATTCTCAGCCAGTTGATCAACCCGCACGAACGGCTGGTGACCATCGAGGACGTCGCCGAACTGCAGCTCGGCCACCC
Coding sequences within it:
- a CDS encoding CpaF family protein, whose amino-acid sequence is MSAEKLFGAVPHGAVGNTDHEGLKLVLHRYIIDAIEESGKNLLEGSRQLLAQFVTDKAAEYIARLHLAISRYEMERLAEEIVDELTGFGPLEVLLRDQSVTEILVNGPHRVFIERDGVLHQSDLRFIDAHHVERVMQRILAPLGRRLDESSPMVDARLPDGSRVNAIIPPIALDGPCLSIRKFRKDMLKSSDLMAMQTIDLAIFEFLQEAVGKRCNVLISGGTGTGKTTLLNILSQLINPHERLVTIEDVAELQLGHPHVVRLETRPPNAEGHGEVKASDLIRNALRMRPDRIILGEIRGVEVVDVLTAMNTGHDGSMSTVHANNAQDALLRLETLVGLTGRSIAERTLRQMICAALDVIIQLTRMPDGRRCVSEVVEVVGIREDVYVTNTLFRLDRRTGFGFLREAVNPAGDKLRHETNLG